One part of the Lycium ferocissimum isolate CSIRO_LF1 chromosome 8, AGI_CSIRO_Lferr_CH_V1, whole genome shotgun sequence genome encodes these proteins:
- the LOC132066348 gene encoding uncharacterized protein LOC132066348 encodes MIIIFNKGEKRWKTPSRVEVFMESRKRKKGKQVDAFQQDAIDQFVQFKTQQEKGEISLNDDDIFEKVLGAEKNGYLRAYGPGKNISEYFGGRPTKVQLIKQLESTRKESNERVEEVKREAKEQIREAKEQIEEMKKETDSRIAKLEKQWAAKFQMLVAAQGRQSNDANLTLVE; translated from the exons atgattattattttcaataaaggagaaaaaagatggAAAACTCCTTCTCGTGTTGAAGTTTTCATGGAATCTcgcaagagaaaaaaaggaaaacaagttgaTGCTTTTCAACAAGATGCTATT GATCAATTTGTCCAATTTAAAACAcaacaagaaaaaggagaaatttctttaaatgaTGATGATATCTTCGAAAAAGTACTTGGGGCAGAAAAAAATGGATATCTTCGTGCATATGGCCCAGGAAAAAATATTAGTGAATATTTCGGGGGTAGACCAACGAAGGTACAACTCATAAAGCAATTAGAATCGACAAGAAAAGAATCGAACGAGCGTGTGGAAGAAGTTAAAAGGGAAGCTAAGGAGCAAATAAGGGAAGCTAaggagcaaattgaagaaatgaagaaagaaacgGATAGTAGGATAGCAAAGTTGGAGAAACAATGGGCAGCAAAATTTCAAATGTTGGTTGCAGCTCAAGGCCGACAATCAAATGATGCAAATCTAACC CTTGTGGAGTAG
- the LOC132066941 gene encoding uncharacterized protein LOC132066941 encodes MKPPYCFLSLLIPGPKAPGNDIDVYLEPLVDELRELWYYGVDTYDASRRENFCMRAALLWTINDFPAYAYLSGWSTKGALACPSCNKETPSTRLKYGRKFSYMGARRFLSSNHKWRRNKRDFNGEVEKRSAPKALSGDDVLNQLSSLEDVTFGKTQKKQKYEKSKGIHNWRKKSIFFKLPYWKNNLIRHNLDVMHIEKNVCDNIIGTLLDIEGKAKDNLNARRDLKEMGIRKDLHATQKDGKWYYPRRCYSLSPDEKSKVCKFLKMVKVPDGYSSNVSRWVKLKDRKVYGMKSHDSHILLEQLLPLAIRGVVPNNVYDAITELSIFFRELCSKTLRVDVLDQLAAQIPITLSKLEKIFLPTFFDVMVHLVIHLPTYEAKVLWTVQNRWMYPMERLMGKWKCYVRNRNQPEGSIAEGYIVEESLIFCSRYLHCGAKGYNRMDKNYEGDHVESYSGLSIFEQKGCPLLRDTSKNLEEFERKQAHLYVLRNCEEVQPFLREYEQNNRDMNFDDWFSNRVSFYCYFEFNFFFLW; translated from the exons ATGAAGCCACCATATTGCTTCTTGTCTTTGTTGATACCTGGCCCTAAAGCTCCTGGAAATGATATCGATGTGTACTTAGAACCATTGGTAGACGAGTTGCGAGAGCTATGGTATTATGGAGTCGATACATATGATGCTTCGAGAAGAGAGAATTTTTGTATGCGGGCCGCACTCTTATGGACTATAAATGATTTTCCAGCTTATGCCTACTTGTCTGGATGGAGCACGAAGGGAGCTTTGGCTTGTCCTTCATGCAACAAAGAGACTCCTTCTACTCGATTAAAGTATGGTCGTAAGTTTTCTTACATGGGTGCTCGTAGGTTTCTATCATCTAATCATAAATGGCGGCGGAATAAGCGTGATTTTAATGGAGAAGTAGAAAAAAGATCTGCTCCTAAAGCTCTTTCTGGAGATGATGTTTTAAACCAGTTGTCTAGTTTGGAAGACGTGACATTTGGTAAGacccaaaaaaaacaaaaatatgaaaaaagtaAAGGGATTCATAACTGGAGGAAGAAAAgcatttttttcaaacttccttactggaaaaataatttaatacgCCACAATTTAGATGTGATGCATATCGAAAAAAATGTTTGTGATAATATCATTGGGACATTATTAGATATAGAAGGAAAGGCAAAAGATAATCTGAATGCTCGTCGTGATTTGAAGGAAATGGGTATAAGGAAAGATTTGCACGCAACTCAAAAGGATGGAAAATGGTATTATCCAAGAAGATGCTATTCTTTATCACCGGATGAGAAGTCTAAAGTATGCAAGTTCTTGAAAATGGTTAAGGTTCCAGATGGTTATTCTTCCAATGTATCACGGTGGGTGAAGTTAAAGGATCGTAAAGTTTATGGAATGAAGAGTCACGATTCTCATATTCTGTTGGAACAGTTGCTTCCTCTTGCAATTCGCGGAGTCGTGCCAAACAATGTCTATGATGCTATCACCGAGTTAAGTATTTTCTTCAGAGAGTTGTGTTCAAAAACATTAAGGGTTGATGTTTTGGATCAACTTGCAGCTCAAATTCCAATAACATTAtccaaattagaaaaaatatttctacCAACATTTTTTGACGTTATGGTGCACTTGGTCATTCATCTCCCAACATACGAAGCTAAGGTTCTTTGGACTGTACAAAACAGGTGGATGTACCCAATGGAGCG ATTAATGGGCAAATGGAAATGTTACGTTCGTAATAGAAATCAGCCTGAAGGATCTATTGCAGAGGGGTATATTGTTGAAGAAAGTCTAATATTTTGTTCAAGATATTTACATTGTGGTGCGAAAGGATATAATCGAATGGACAAAAATTATGAAGGTGATCATGTTGAGTCATACAGTGGATTATCAATATTTGAACAAAAGGGTTGTCCGTTATTAAGAGAtacatccaaaaatcttgaagAGTTTGAGCGAAAACAAGCTCATCTTTATGTCTTGAGAAATTGTGAAGAAGTTCAACCATTTCTACG AGAATATGAGCAGAACAATCGGGACATGAACTTCGATGATTGGTTTTCCAATCGAGTAAGTTTTTATTGTTACtttgaattcaattttttttttttgtggtaa